The bacterium nucleotide sequence GCCGACGCTTCAGCGTCGGCCTCGCCCTGTTGGATTAATCAATGAATTTCAGTGCAGGAGTTCCTCTATGTGAGGTAGTTTACCTTCAAGATACAGTTTTATAGATTCCATTACATCCACTTGGTCGGTTACGTAAACTTGTTTTCCCGCCGATTTCAGTTCTTCGTATATACTGGCTCCCATTCCACCGGAAATTACGATGTCAACACCTTTAAGAGCCTCAATAATTCTCTCATGTTTGGACCTTCTGGAGTGATGTTCTCCGTGGTGTTCACAATTACCGTGTTCGTTGCAGGGTTCTGAGTTTGGGACAAAGTTTACGGATTTTACTTCGTTATTTTCTACTTCTGCTATTACAAACCCCTTTGCCCTTCCGAAGTGCATAGAAAGGTTTTTGCCGTCATCTGAAGCGATGGCTATCTTCATAATTTTTTCTCCTGATCACTCTCCCTTTGTAGTTCTTCGAGCCTTCCTCTAATTATCTCAAGGTACTTTTCCAAAGCCTCTTTCTCAGCTTGAAGATATTCTTTTTCGTTAAAGAGATACCTCCAGCACCATCCGCGGGGACGAACAAATCCGGGATAGGCCCATCCTCGGCCCCATCCCCATCCTGGGCCACGGCCTGGGTACCATCCACCACCCGGATACCATCCATATCCTGCTCCGTACATGTTACACCTCCTGTTTTAAAAAATTTGTAATTTTTTCCAGAGTGCTTTTAAGTAATTCAATGTTGTTAATGAAATAATCCAGGGCTTTAAGGCCCTGTTCGGTTATTTTGTATACTCTCCTCGCAGGACCGCCAGAAACATCCCACTCTGAAGTAATAAGACCCATTTCCTCCATCACTCTAAGTATTCTATAACCCACGCCTCTCATCACGAGTCCACGGAAAGATGGTATTTCGGGAAAAAGTTCCTCAATCTTGGTGAAGATTTCGTATCCGTGCAGCGGATTTTGCGACAGAAATTTCAATATGAGGCCTTCCAGTAAAAATCCTGGTTGAAGGCCTTCAGCTTCCATTTCATGCCAGCATCTGCCCCATCTTTTTCTCATTGCACATATATTATAATTGCATATAGATGGAAAGTCAAGAGTTAAAGTCGCAAGTAAATCTTATTCAGAATCACAAGCCTACTGCATTGAATTTGACCTGTGCCCGGAGAATAATACCGTTTTTTCTAAAATAGCTGATATCAAATTATTGCAAGCTTTTAAAGTTGTACTTTTTTGTAAGGTCCTTTCCATATTTTTTCCAGAATTCAAGGAAGCTTCTTATTTCCTTTGTCTTTTTTGATTTTCTGTTAATGCAAAAGCCATATACAATGGGATCTCCGTGAATTACTTTTCCATTCTTCAGGGTTATGGAAAATTGCTTATAATAATCCTGAAGTTCAGGGTTTCCGAAATTAAGGGAATCACCAAGTTCAATGTAATGCAATTTTCTCGTAAGTGCTTCGTTTAAGTATAAAAAAGCATAATCCAGCTCACCCATTTCTAAGAGGTTTGCGACCTCAGAAGCCTTTGGCCTCACGTTTTTTTCCGAAGAGTTATTAAGGATTTTGTCTACTGTCTCCTTGCCGTACCTGATTTTCAGGATTTCCAGTACCAAAAGGGCTCTATAACCGCAGGGGTCCAGTTCCGGGTTTGATCTTCCGATCCGGACGTTTTTTCTTGTTAATATCTGAATCCAATTTTTCTCGTTAATCTCTTTGCTGTATATACTCTTATCTGTGTAAGCAAGAACCATCTCGTTGGAGGCAAAGGGATAAATTGTATCACAAAAGGTTCCCTTAATATCCTGAAGGAGGTTAAAGTCAGCAGAGAAAAAAATATCCCATTCCGCCCTCTTTTCCTTTATCAGATTGGTAAGGAAAAGGCTTCCGCCCGCCCTTCGCACGATTTCTATGCTTGTCTCCTCTTTGAATCTTTTTGATAGTTCGTCCATCATCGCCGATAGTGAACCAGCATGGAGTATCATAAGGCGTGTAAAAATTAACAAAACGAAAAGTTGCATAGGTTGAAATATTATAATGTATTGACAGAGAATCCAATAAGTAAAAATTCGAAGTTTGAGAATAAATTTAGGCTTTTTCAAAAACTTGAAAGGTTTCTTCCAAATTGCAGCAGAAATTTCTTTGCGTAATTTCTGCTTTGCCATCTATTGCCTTTGCTTGAAATTACATATGTGAACCATTATATTGTTTTCACCCTATTGCAAGCAAAGGAGGTGTTATGGAAGAACCAAAATGGGGTGGGAGGATATCTTTTGTTCTCGCCGCTATTGGATCTGCTATCGGACTTGGTAATATATGGAGATTCCCATATATTGCCTATAAATTTGGTGGAGGGGCTTTCCTCGTTGCCTACATCATAGTCTTGATCTTAATAGGTATACCTATGCTTCTTCTT carries:
- a CDS encoding NifB/NifX family molybdenum-iron cluster-binding protein, translated to MKIAIASDDGKNLSMHFGRAKGFVIAEVENNEVKSVNFVPNSEPCNEHGNCEHHGEHHSRRSKHERIIEALKGVDIVISGGMGASIYEELKSAGKQVYVTDQVDVMESIKLYLEGKLPHIEELLH
- a CDS encoding DUF5320 domain-containing protein, whose amino-acid sequence is MYGAGYGWYPGGGWYPGRGPGWGWGRGWAYPGFVRPRGWCWRYLFNEKEYLQAEKEALEKYLEIIRGRLEELQRESDQEKKL
- a CDS encoding PadR family transcriptional regulator; this encodes MRKRWGRCWHEMEAEGLQPGFLLEGLILKFLSQNPLHGYEIFTKIEELFPEIPSFRGLVMRGVGYRILRVMEEMGLITSEWDVSGGPARRVYKITEQGLKALDYFINNIELLKSTLEKITNFLKQEV
- a CDS encoding extracellular solute-binding protein; amino-acid sequence: MQLFVLLIFTRLMILHAGSLSAMMDELSKRFKEETSIEIVRRAGGSLFLTNLIKEKRAEWDIFFSADFNLLQDIKGTFCDTIYPFASNEMVLAYTDKSIYSKEINEKNWIQILTRKNVRIGRSNPELDPCGYRALLVLEILKIRYGKETVDKILNNSSEKNVRPKASEVANLLEMGELDYAFLYLNEALTRKLHYIELGDSLNFGNPELQDYYKQFSITLKNGKVIHGDPIVYGFCINRKSKKTKEIRSFLEFWKKYGKDLTKKYNFKSLQ